The following are encoded in a window of Heteronotia binoei isolate CCM8104 ecotype False Entrance Well chromosome 9, APGP_CSIRO_Hbin_v1, whole genome shotgun sequence genomic DNA:
- the RWDD4 gene encoding RWD domain-containing protein 4: MTANEDQEMELEALRSIYEGDKCFKELSPVSFQYRIGDNGDPKAFLIEISWPEGYPQTAPAISMDAFFNNAISSAVKQSILNKLMKEVEVNLGTSMTYTIFEYAKDNRELLMENQPVNTVTALNNCISVGHPDTAQPSKKKEKKEQLSKTQKRKLADKTDHKGELPRGWNWVDVIKVT, translated from the exons ATGGAGCTAGAAGCATTACGTTCTATTTATGAAGGCGATAAGTGTTTTAAGGAACTTAGCCCTGTTTCCTTTCAATATAGG ATAGGTGATAATGGAGATCCTAAAGCCTTCTTAATAGAAATATCATGGCCAGAAGGATATCCACAGACAGCTCCAGCCATATCTATGGATGCATTCTTTAACAATGCAAT ATCTTCAGCTGTAAAACAAAGTATATTGAATAAATTAATGAAAGAAGTTGAAGTTAACCTTGGAACCTCAATGACCTATACAATTTTTGAATATGCCAAAGATAACAGAGAGTTGTTAATGGAAAATCAACCTGTTAATACTGTG ACAGCATTAAACAACTGCATCTCAGTTGGACATCCTGATACAGCCCAACCAagtaagaaaaaagagaaaaaggaacagTTGTCCAAAACACAAAAACGAAAGCTAGCAGACAAAACAG ATCACAAAGGAGAACTACCTCGAGGATGGAATTGGGTTGATGTAATCAAGGTAACATGA